The Setaria italica strain Yugu1 chromosome IX, Setaria_italica_v2.0, whole genome shotgun sequence genome has a window encoding:
- the LOC101775533 gene encoding GPN-loop GTPase 1 yields the protein MDVDSDPAATSKPTQMDLEEQTDAKGKGKAEEGSMKSEELADSIGGLSIGPGRTNFKKKPVIIIVIGMAGTGKTTLMHRLVCDMQASDKRGYVVNLDPAVMTLPFGANIDIRDTVLYKDVMKEYGLGPNGGILTSLNLFATKFDEVVSVIERRADQLDYVLVDTPGQIEIFTWSASGAIITEAFASTFPTVVAYVVDTPRSTSPVTFMSNMLYACSILYKTRLPLVLTFNKVDVAKHEFAIEWMQDFEAFQTALESDKSYSATYTRSLSLVLDEFYKNLRSVGVSAVSGSGVNTFFEAIEASAKEYMETYRADLDKRIAEKERLEAERRKENMEKLQRDMMKSKGQTVVLSTGLKDKNPASDMMDDAEDEEDEEFEDEFEKFVDDEDDEDEEDEEVAHFGF from the exons ATGGACGTCGACTCGGACCCCGCCGCCACGAGCAAGCCCACCCAGATGGACCTCGAGGAGCag ACGGACgcgaaggggaaggggaaggcaGAGGAGGGGAGCATGAAGAGCGAGGAGCTCGCGGACTCCATTGGGGGCCTCTCTATTGGCCCGGGGCGCACCAATTTCAAGAAGAAGCCCGTGATTATCATCGTCATCGGCATGGCTG GGACGGGGAAGACGACCTTGATGCACCGGTTGGTGTGTGATATGCAAGCCTCAGACAAGAGGGGCTATGTTGTCAACCTTGACCCTGCGGTGATGACACTGCCATTCGGGGCTAACATTGATATCCGCGACACGGTGCTGTATAAGGACGTGATGAAGGAGTACGGCCTTGGTCCCAATGGTGGCATTCTCACCTCGCTCAACTTATTTGCCACCAAGTTCGATGAG GTTGTGTCTGTCATTGAAAGACGTGCAGATCAACTGGATTATGTTCTGGTGGACACTCCTGGGCAGATTGAGATCTTCACTTGGTCGGCTTCGGGAGCTATCATCACTGAAGCTTTTGCATCAACATTTCCAACAGTCGTTGCATATGTTGTTGACACACCCAGATCAACAAGCCCCGTTACTTTTATGAGCAATATGCTTTATGCCTGCAGTATTCTCTACAAAACCCGCCTCCCTCTAGTCCTGACATTCAACAAGGTTGATGTCGCCAAGCACGAGTTTGCAATCGAA TGGATGCAAGACTTTGAGGCGTTTCAGACAGCTTTGGAATCAGACAAATCTTATTCCGCTACATATACCCGAAGCCTCTCTCTGGTTCTTGACGAATTCTACAAGAATCTACGTTCTGTTGGAGTATCCGCAGTGTCTGGTAGTGGAGTCAATACATTTTTTGAAGCTATAGAAGCAAGCGCCAAGGAATATATGGAAACCTACAG GGCTGATCTTGACAAGAGGATTGCTGAAAAGGAAAGATTGGAAGCAGAACGCAGGAAAGAGAACATGGAAAAATTGCAGAGAGATATGATGAAATCCAAAGGACAAACTGTGGTTCTCAGCACTGGTTTGAAGGACAAAAATCCCGCTTCAGACATGATGGATGATGCTGAGGACGAAGAAGATGAGGAATTTGAGGATGAATTCGAAAAGTTTgtggatgatgaagatgatgaagatgaagaagatgaggaagtgGCTCATTTTGGCTTTTGA
- the LOC101775130 gene encoding probable NADH dehydrogenase [ubiquinone] 1 alpha subcomplex subunit 5, mitochondrial, translating into MFLRRILTGGGSLAALRAARAVKETTGIVGLDVVPNAREVLIGLYTRTLKEIEAVPKDEGYRKAVESFTNHRLQICQEEDDWKRIEDRIGCGQVEELIEEAEDELKLIAKMIEWDPWGVPEDYECEVIEDDTPIPKHVPQHRPVALPEEFFKTLDAVKSDPALQGDAPPQVKA; encoded by the exons ATGTTCCTGCGGCGGATCTTGACCGGCGGGGGCAGCCTGGCGGCGCTGCGTGCGGCGCGCGCCGTCAAGGAGACGACGGGGATCGTGGGCCTCGATGTGGTGCCCAACGCGCGGGAGGTGCTCATCGGGCTCTACACACGCACCCTCAAGGAGATCGAGGCCGTCCCCAAGGACGAGGGCTACCGCAAGGCCGTCGAGTCCTTCACCAATCACCGCCTCCAGATCTGCCAGGAGGAGGACGACTGGAAGCGCATCGAGGACCGAATCGGATGCGGGCAGGTCGAGGAGCTCATCGAGGAGGCCGAGGACGAGCTCAAGCTCATCGCCAAAATGATTG AATGGGATCCCTGGGGTGTTCCTGAGGACTATGAATGCGAGGTGATTGAAGATGACACCCCGATTCCTAAGCATGTTCCTCAGCACCGGCCTGTTGCTCTTCCTGAGGAGTTCTTCAAGACCCTAGATGCCGTCAAATCCGATCCTGCTCTGCAGGGTGACGCTCCTCCTCAAGTGAAGGCATAA
- the LOC101775943 gene encoding transcription factor bHLH147-like has translation MASTSSSTPAAEEEERGRKRKRAPGAEPAAATQPSKWRKRREHELYSSKLIEAIRLVRAGPSGAGAAGPPRGRAVREAADRALAVAARGRTHWSRAILASRRRRLQAARRARLRAPASPSSRHGAATSASTSAPGQGSSTPPLARKAKVLGRLVPGCRKLPFSTLLEETTDYIAALQMQIRVMTAVAEALSAISATSSSSNSGAGSSSSPA, from the coding sequence ATGGCGTCCACGTCGAGCTCGAcgcccgcggcggaggaggaggagagggggcgGAAGCGGAAGCGCGCGCCCGGGGCGGAGCCTGCGGCAGCGACGCAGCCGTCCAAGTGGCGGAAGCGGCGCGAGCACGAGCTCTACTCGTCCAAGCTCATCGAGGCGATCCGCCTCGTGCGCGCGGGGCCGtcgggggccggcgcggcgggcccgCCGCGCGGCAGGGCCGTGCGCGAGGCGGCTGAccgcgcgctcgccgtcgcggcgcgcgggcgcacGCACTGGAGCCGCGCCATCCTCgcctcacgccgccgccgcctccaggccgcgcgccgcgcgcgccttcGCGCCCCGGCATCCCCGTCCTCGCGCCACGGCGCCGCCACctcggcctccacctccgcgcCTGGGCAGGGCTCGAGCACGCCGCCCCTGGCGAGGAAAGCGAAGGTGCTGGGCCGGCTGGTGCCCGGCTGCCGGAAGCTGCCGTTCTCGACGCTCCTCGAGGAGACAACCGACTACATCGCGGCCCTGCAGATGCAGATCCGCGTCATGACAGCGGTCGCCGAGGCGCTGTCCGCCATCtctgccacctcctcctcctccaactccggcgccggctcctcctcctcgccggcgtga